Proteins from a genomic interval of Siniperca chuatsi isolate FFG_IHB_CAS linkage group LG10, ASM2008510v1, whole genome shotgun sequence:
- the LOC122882624 gene encoding uncharacterized protein LOC122882624 isoform X3, with product MGAKTVEEPRKEKTRENLNGNADVVVFISSDDDVVDVTMEQKMETRVKEERVQPQQIKRVEQAEAAVDEGNQGSSSYSSDTLLRFIRRYCSDNVDANSNFNTSTDTQVSGPSVPAVLSPTHPRDIIQACYRSPYCLYLYVGVELGGGQSASVVLIGYLDQSSGFGVVRLLHALEMTVDTFDPPTSADTSTDTITGTHADAQFLIETLKKLGLPLSNLAVFYCNAPHLGVSQVFVSQLQAFNPGLVSLCGLSGIAGRACQAGLLASFRCVVDLVRDIHHHYSTCPSVNDSLKKLFADAKPYNPSHSISAQCLFIINTVQKMVSSWRDLVDYFKSLRQAEDADRIRAQLMDHKVKLKFLFLSQTLEPLRALQELQQYGTADVAVELQLTSMLVHSYAASLLRPSVAESFLRRRELHVLHNEMKLLPTTEVNVGSRARDFLWATADVDLREQERRDFLKDAADFYKAALQSLVESIPKQLGDVALRNIGKVLKHPENINDSKLSRRVLLELGVQLGLCKAGSPEQHQLACDYLNVIKAAKEEQASGTGEGHCWAKVFSSTKGLLDSKETSKASPQPGRWAGRPRICRRKLPVQAGNGGKKKEEEAGETSSEDCDSFVAKPGLNIPSKHYSNPDDSDYTDNSSDVVDVTEESKMFRTSTLIKAESQRTPEAETVFVVGDDDDDDDCMVSTSTAPDSAELLIKSTDATGELVWGQVEGFSLWPAIIVPCRGEVQLPGKRMVEWYGQRMSSWIPLFVLYQMSTQFLYRSLVCMKALKPFAAFAQHFSANSFAILVTYREAIFLSLQEAALRCKKQFSASLEDRDELLKQMLDWAFGGFQPTGPDGLKPGAATNGVTKTNNRPKVKKKLFLKAKSSHDSPMCSKSNIIGPELKDVAVSLNKLSCHSIDKSSPRGGGGKTACEEAFDLAEKSTKGVMKEKGSRGGWAAETGKQGKGGWEGEKDDWGGGKGKGGWKGGKGQKKKSSLIDGFDDDMSPDFVPCKKRTYAKAYNKVNQATSVYTQPDQKLREETIRRIMDTKLDIEGFCLCCGTEKIEIFHPLFKGSLCLECKDNLTETLYRYDDDGYQSYCTICCYGLEVILCGNDSCCRSYCADCLNILVGPGTFDSLKLLDPWICYMCQPHRPHGALIPREDWSIRVQELFANNSAMEFEPHRVYPSIPANLRRPVRVLSLFDGIATGHLVLKDLGFKVEKYVASEVCEDSIAVAAVNHDGKIIHVGDARFITQEHIEQWGPFDLLIGGSPCNDLSIVNPIRKGLYEGTGRLFFDYYRILQLLKPKEEDPRPFFWLFENVVFMNTHDKVNICRFLECNPVLVDAVKVSPAHRARYFWGNIPGMSRPIIASQNDKLSLQDCLEIGREARVTKVRTITTNANSLKQGKDVSQLPVLQHGREDNLWITELEKIFGFPKHYTDVRNMNRQQRQKVLGKAWSVPVIRHLFAPLKDYFACEELPPLTTSTSSTSPSSPASPELQQLR from the exons ATGGGGGCCAAAACAGTGGAAGaaccaagaaaagaaaaaacaagggaGAACTTGAACGGGAACGCAGACGTGGTAGTGTTTATATCCAGCGACGATGATGTGGTGGATGTGACGATGGAGCAGAAAATGGAGACACGAGTGAAGGAAGAGCGTGTACAGCCACAGCAGATAAAGAGGGTGGAGCAAGCTGAAGCAGCAGTAGACGAGGGAAATCAAGGGAGTAGTTCATACAGCAGTGATACTTTATTGCGCTTCATCAGAAGATACTGTAGTGACAATGTGGACGCAAACTCAAACTTCAATACAAGTACAGACACTCAGGTTTCTGGCCCTTCAGTTCCCGCCGTCTTGAGTCCCACCCACCCCAGAGACATCATCCAGGCCTGCTATCGCTCGCCCTACTGCCTCTACCTGtatgtgggggtggagctgggtGGAGGACAGAGTGCAAGTGTCGTCCTGATTGGCTACCTCGACCAGAGCTCTGGGTTCGGTGTGGTGAGGCTGCTGCACGCTCTGGAGATGACTGTTGACACTTTTGATCCACCGACCTCAGCGGACACGAGCACTGACACCATCACAGGCACGCACGCTGATGCGCAATTTCTGATTGAGACGCTCAAGAAACTTGGCCTTCCTCTGTCCAACCTTGCCGTGTTTTACTGTAACGCTCCACACCTGGGGGTGAGCCAGGTGTTTGTATCCCAGCTCCAGGCTTTCAACCCTGGGTTAGTGTCACTCTGCGGCCTCTCTGGGATAGCAGGAAGAGCCTGCCAGGCCGGACTCTTGGCTTCCTTTCGCTGCGTGGTCGACCTGGTTAGAGACATCCACCATCACTACTCCACCTGCCCCTCTGTCAATGACAGTCTGAAGAAGCTATTTGCTGATGCAAAGCCTTATAACCCATCCCATTCTATCTCTGCACAGTGTTTATTTATCATCAATACTGTGCAGAAGATGGTCAGCAGTTGGAGGGATTTAGTGGACTATTTTAAGTCACTGAGGCAAGCAGAGGATGCTGACCGGATCAGAGCCCAGCTGATGGATCATAAAGTCAAGCTGAAGTTTTTGTTCCTCTCCCAAACTTTGGAGCCTCTCCGAGCTCTCCAAGAATTGCAGCAGTACGGCACAGCGGACGTGGCAGTGGAGCTCCAGCTGACCTCCATGCTGGTTCACTCCTACGCAGCCAGTCTCCTCCGGCCCTCCGTCGCCGAGAGCTTTCTCAGGAGGCGAGAGCTGCATGTCCTCCACAATGAGATGAAGCTGCTCCCCACAACAGAGGTGAACGTAGGCTCTCGTGCCAGAGACTTCCTGTGGGCCACGGCTGACGTGGATCTGAGggaacaggagaggagggacTTCCTGAAGGATGCGGCGGATTTCTATAAAGCAGCACTACAGAGTTTAGTAGAGAGTATTCCTAAGCAGCTTGGAGATGTGGCACTAAGGAATATCGGCAAAGTGCTGAAACATCCTGAAAATATCAAT GATAGTAAACTGTCCAGGCGTGTGCTGTTGGAGTTGGGGGTTCAGCTGGGTCTGTGTAAAGCTGGGTCTCCAGAACAACATCAACTGGCATGCGACTATCTCAATGTCATTAAGGCAGCAAAGGAGGAACAGGCGAGTGGAACAGGAGAAGGTCATTGCTGGGCAAAG GTGTTCAGCAGCACCAAGGGTCTTCTTGACAGCAAGGAAACCTCCAAAGCCTCACCTCAGCCGGGCAGGTGGGCTGGAAGACCCCGCATCTGCAGAAGAAAACTACCTGTCCAGGCAGGTAATGgtggcaagaagaaagaagaggaagctgGAGAGACTTCATCAGAGGATTGTGACAGTTTTGTGGCCAAACCCGGTTTAAATATTCCTTCCAAACACTATAGCAATCCGGATGACTCAGACTACACAGACAATTCCTCTG atGTGGTTGATGTCACCGAAGAGTCCAAAATGTTTCGGACCAGCACACTAATAAAGGCAGAAA GTCAAAGAACTCCGGAGGCAGAGACCGTCTTCGTTGTgggcgatgatgatgatgatgatgactgcaTGGTTTCAACAAGCACAGCACCCGACTCAGCAGAACTGCTGATAAAATCTACT gATGCGACGGGGGAGCTGGTCTGGGGTCAGGTGGAAGGCTTCTCCCTCTGGCCAGCCATCATCGTCCCCTGCAGGGGAGAGGTTCAACTTCCAGGGAAGAGGATGGTGGAGTGGTACGGACAGAGGATGTCCTCCTGG ATCCCTCTGTTCGTTCTGTACCAGATGAGTACCCAGTTTCTCTACAGGTCCCTG GTCTGTATGAAGGCTCTGAAACCATTCGCTGCCTTCGCCCAGCACTTCAGTGCCAACTCCTTCGCCATCCTCGTCACCTACCGAGAAGCCATCTTCTTGTccctgcag GAGGCAGCTCTACGTTGTAAGAAGCAGTTTTCTGCAAGTCTTGAAGACAGAGATGAGCTGCTGAAACAGATGTTAGACTGGGCCTTTGGAGGCTTTCAACCCACAGGGCCAGATGGACTCAAACCAGGGGCTGCCACGAATG GTGTTACTAAAACAAATAACAGACCAAAGGTGAAGAAGAAACTCTTCCTGAAAGCCAAATCTTCTCATGACTCCCCGATGTGCAGCAAGAGCAACATCATCGGCCCCGAGCTGAAAGACGTGGCTGTCTCCTTGAACAAACTGTCGTGCCACTCTATAGACAAGTCCTCCCCCAGAGGTGGAGGTGGAAAAACTGCGTGTGAAGAAGCATTCGATTTAGCAGAAAAGAGCACTAAAGGTGTCATGAAGGAGAAGGGATCCAGAGGAGGATGGGCAGCAGAGACGGGGAAACAAGGGAAGGGAGgatgggagggagagaaagatgacTGGGGGGGAGGGAAGGGTAAGGGAGGGTGGAAAGGAGGGAAGggtcagaagaagaaaagcagtcTGATTGATGGATTTGATGATGACATGTCGCCAGACTTTGTGCCGTGTAAGAAGAGGACCTACGCCAAAGCTTACAATAAGGTCAACCAGGCGACCAGCGTTTACACACAGCCCGACCAAAAACTCAGAG AGGAGACCATTCGCAGGATCATGGACACCAAACTGGACATCGAAG gcttctgtttgtgttgtggaaCTGAAAAAATTGAGATATTCCACCCTCTGTTTAAAGGCAGCCTCTGCTTGGAGTGTAAA GATAACTTAACAGAAACTCTGTATCGTTACGATGATGATGGATATCAGTCCTACTGTACCATCTGCTGCTATGGACTGGAGGTCATACTGTGTGGCAACGATAGCTGCTGCAG ATCTTATTGCGCGGACTGTCTGAACATCCTCGTCGGCCCAGGGACATTTGATTCGTTGAAGCTGCTGGACCCGTGGATCTGCTACATGTGTCAGCCTCATCGACCCCACGGTGCTCTGATTCCCAGAGAGGACTGGAGCATTCGCGTTCAGGAATTATTCGCCAACAACAGCGCCATGGAGTTT GAGCCACACCGTGTTTACCCGTCCATCCCTGCCAACCTGCGCAGACCAGTTCGAGTTCTCTCCCTGTTCGATGGCATAGCGACAG gccaCCTGGTGCTGAAGGATCTTGGTTTCAAAGTAGAGAAATATGTTGCCTCAGAGGTCTGCGAGGATTCAATCGCCGTGGCGGCCGTCAACCACGATGGCAAGATCATCCATGTTGGTGACGCCCGGTTCATCACCCAGGAACAC ATCGAGCAGTGGGGGCCGTTTGATTTGCTGATCGGTGGCAGCCCCTGTAATGACCTCTCCATCGTCAACCCAATCAGAAAAGGCCTCTATG AGGGCACTGGCAGGCTGTTCTTCGATTACTACCGCATCCTTCAGCTGCTGAAGCCCAAAGAGGAAGACCCCAGGCCGTTCTTCTGGCTGTTTGAGAACGTGGTCTTCATGAACACGCATGACAAAGTCAACATCTGCCGCTTCCTCGAG TGCAACCCGGTGCTGGTGGATGCAGTCAAAGTTAGCCCGGCCCACAGAGCTCGTTACTTCTGGGGAAACATCCCAGGGATGAGCAG GCCCATTATTGCCTCCCAGAACGACAAGCTGAGTCTCCAGGACTGTTTAGAGATCGGTAGAGAAGCCAGG GTCACTAAGGTGAGGACGATCACCACCAATGCAAACTCTCTGAAGCAGGGCAAAGATGTCTCTCAGCTGCCTGTCCTCCAGCACGGCAGAGAGGACAACCTCTGGATCACCGAACTAGAGAA AATCTTTGGTTTCCCCAAACATTACACCGACGTGAGGAACATGAACCGGCAGCAGAGGCAGAAGGTGCTGGGGAAGGCGTGGAGCGTGCCGGTCATCCGTCACCTCTTCGCTCCCCTGAAGGACTACTTTGCCTGTGAGGAGCTGCCTCCTTTGACCAcgtccacctcctccacctccccgtCCTCCCCCGCCTCTCCAGAACTGCAGCAGCTGAGATAG
- the LOC122882624 gene encoding uncharacterized protein LOC122882624 isoform X1: MGAKTVEEPRKEKTRENLNGNADVVVFISSDDDVVDVTMEQKMETRVKEERVQPQQIKRVEQAEAAVDEGNQGSSSYSSDTLLRFIRRYCSDNVDANSNFNTSTDTQVSGPSVPAVLSPTHPRDIIQACYRSPYCLYLYVGVELGGGQSASVVLIGYLDQSSGFGVVRLLHALEMTVDTFDPPTSADTSTDTITGTHADAQFLIETLKKLGLPLSNLAVFYCNAPHLGVSQVFVSQLQAFNPGLVSLCGLSGIAGRACQAGLLASFRCVVDLVRDIHHHYSTCPSVNDSLKKLFADAKPYNPSHSISAQCLFIINTVQKMVSSWRDLVDYFKSLRQAEDADRIRAQLMDHKVKLKFLFLSQTLEPLRALQELQQYGTADVAVELQLTSMLVHSYAASLLRPSVAESFLRRRELHVLHNEMKLLPTTEVNVGSRARDFLWATADVDLREQERRDFLKDAADFYKAALQSLVESIPKQLGDVALRNIGKVLKHPENINDSKLSRRVLLELGVQLGLCKAGSPEQHQLACDYLNVIKAAKEEQASGTGEGHCWAKMLRSIRPYSVLHRLLLTLLALPSSLCRTQVFAKVFSSTKGLLDSKETSKASPQPGRWAGRPRICRRKLPVQAGNGGKKKEEEAGETSSEDCDSFVAKPGLNIPSKHYSNPDDSDYTDNSSDVVDVTEESKMFRTSTLIKAESQRTPEAETVFVVGDDDDDDDCMVSTSTAPDSAELLIKSTDATGELVWGQVEGFSLWPAIIVPCRGEVQLPGKRMVEWYGQRMSSWIPLFVLYQMSTQFLYRSLVCMKALKPFAAFAQHFSANSFAILVTYREAIFLSLQEAALRCKKQFSASLEDRDELLKQMLDWAFGGFQPTGPDGLKPGAATNGVTKTNNRPKVKKKLFLKAKSSHDSPMCSKSNIIGPELKDVAVSLNKLSCHSIDKSSPRGGGGKTACEEAFDLAEKSTKGVMKEKGSRGGWAAETGKQGKGGWEGEKDDWGGGKGKGGWKGGKGQKKKSSLIDGFDDDMSPDFVPCKKRTYAKAYNKVNQATSVYTQPDQKLREETIRRIMDTKLDIEGFCLCCGTEKIEIFHPLFKGSLCLECKDNLTETLYRYDDDGYQSYCTICCYGLEVILCGNDSCCRSYCADCLNILVGPGTFDSLKLLDPWICYMCQPHRPHGALIPREDWSIRVQELFANNSAMEFEPHRVYPSIPANLRRPVRVLSLFDGIATGHLVLKDLGFKVEKYVASEVCEDSIAVAAVNHDGKIIHVGDARFITQEHIEQWGPFDLLIGGSPCNDLSIVNPIRKGLYEGTGRLFFDYYRILQLLKPKEEDPRPFFWLFENVVFMNTHDKVNICRFLECNPVLVDAVKVSPAHRARYFWGNIPGMSRPIIASQNDKLSLQDCLEIGREARVTKVRTITTNANSLKQGKDVSQLPVLQHGREDNLWITELEKIFGFPKHYTDVRNMNRQQRQKVLGKAWSVPVIRHLFAPLKDYFACEELPPLTTSTSSTSPSSPASPELQQLR; the protein is encoded by the exons ATGGGGGCCAAAACAGTGGAAGaaccaagaaaagaaaaaacaagggaGAACTTGAACGGGAACGCAGACGTGGTAGTGTTTATATCCAGCGACGATGATGTGGTGGATGTGACGATGGAGCAGAAAATGGAGACACGAGTGAAGGAAGAGCGTGTACAGCCACAGCAGATAAAGAGGGTGGAGCAAGCTGAAGCAGCAGTAGACGAGGGAAATCAAGGGAGTAGTTCATACAGCAGTGATACTTTATTGCGCTTCATCAGAAGATACTGTAGTGACAATGTGGACGCAAACTCAAACTTCAATACAAGTACAGACACTCAGGTTTCTGGCCCTTCAGTTCCCGCCGTCTTGAGTCCCACCCACCCCAGAGACATCATCCAGGCCTGCTATCGCTCGCCCTACTGCCTCTACCTGtatgtgggggtggagctgggtGGAGGACAGAGTGCAAGTGTCGTCCTGATTGGCTACCTCGACCAGAGCTCTGGGTTCGGTGTGGTGAGGCTGCTGCACGCTCTGGAGATGACTGTTGACACTTTTGATCCACCGACCTCAGCGGACACGAGCACTGACACCATCACAGGCACGCACGCTGATGCGCAATTTCTGATTGAGACGCTCAAGAAACTTGGCCTTCCTCTGTCCAACCTTGCCGTGTTTTACTGTAACGCTCCACACCTGGGGGTGAGCCAGGTGTTTGTATCCCAGCTCCAGGCTTTCAACCCTGGGTTAGTGTCACTCTGCGGCCTCTCTGGGATAGCAGGAAGAGCCTGCCAGGCCGGACTCTTGGCTTCCTTTCGCTGCGTGGTCGACCTGGTTAGAGACATCCACCATCACTACTCCACCTGCCCCTCTGTCAATGACAGTCTGAAGAAGCTATTTGCTGATGCAAAGCCTTATAACCCATCCCATTCTATCTCTGCACAGTGTTTATTTATCATCAATACTGTGCAGAAGATGGTCAGCAGTTGGAGGGATTTAGTGGACTATTTTAAGTCACTGAGGCAAGCAGAGGATGCTGACCGGATCAGAGCCCAGCTGATGGATCATAAAGTCAAGCTGAAGTTTTTGTTCCTCTCCCAAACTTTGGAGCCTCTCCGAGCTCTCCAAGAATTGCAGCAGTACGGCACAGCGGACGTGGCAGTGGAGCTCCAGCTGACCTCCATGCTGGTTCACTCCTACGCAGCCAGTCTCCTCCGGCCCTCCGTCGCCGAGAGCTTTCTCAGGAGGCGAGAGCTGCATGTCCTCCACAATGAGATGAAGCTGCTCCCCACAACAGAGGTGAACGTAGGCTCTCGTGCCAGAGACTTCCTGTGGGCCACGGCTGACGTGGATCTGAGggaacaggagaggagggacTTCCTGAAGGATGCGGCGGATTTCTATAAAGCAGCACTACAGAGTTTAGTAGAGAGTATTCCTAAGCAGCTTGGAGATGTGGCACTAAGGAATATCGGCAAAGTGCTGAAACATCCTGAAAATATCAAT GATAGTAAACTGTCCAGGCGTGTGCTGTTGGAGTTGGGGGTTCAGCTGGGTCTGTGTAAAGCTGGGTCTCCAGAACAACATCAACTGGCATGCGACTATCTCAATGTCATTAAGGCAGCAAAGGAGGAACAGGCGAGTGGAACAGGAGAAGGTCATTGCTGGGCAAAG ATGTTGCGTAGCATTAGACCGTACTCTGTTCTGCATAGACTCCTCCTGACCCTCCTGGCCCTGCCAAGCTCTCTATGCAGGACGCAGGTGTTTGCTAAG GTGTTCAGCAGCACCAAGGGTCTTCTTGACAGCAAGGAAACCTCCAAAGCCTCACCTCAGCCGGGCAGGTGGGCTGGAAGACCCCGCATCTGCAGAAGAAAACTACCTGTCCAGGCAGGTAATGgtggcaagaagaaagaagaggaagctgGAGAGACTTCATCAGAGGATTGTGACAGTTTTGTGGCCAAACCCGGTTTAAATATTCCTTCCAAACACTATAGCAATCCGGATGACTCAGACTACACAGACAATTCCTCTG atGTGGTTGATGTCACCGAAGAGTCCAAAATGTTTCGGACCAGCACACTAATAAAGGCAGAAA GTCAAAGAACTCCGGAGGCAGAGACCGTCTTCGTTGTgggcgatgatgatgatgatgatgactgcaTGGTTTCAACAAGCACAGCACCCGACTCAGCAGAACTGCTGATAAAATCTACT gATGCGACGGGGGAGCTGGTCTGGGGTCAGGTGGAAGGCTTCTCCCTCTGGCCAGCCATCATCGTCCCCTGCAGGGGAGAGGTTCAACTTCCAGGGAAGAGGATGGTGGAGTGGTACGGACAGAGGATGTCCTCCTGG ATCCCTCTGTTCGTTCTGTACCAGATGAGTACCCAGTTTCTCTACAGGTCCCTG GTCTGTATGAAGGCTCTGAAACCATTCGCTGCCTTCGCCCAGCACTTCAGTGCCAACTCCTTCGCCATCCTCGTCACCTACCGAGAAGCCATCTTCTTGTccctgcag GAGGCAGCTCTACGTTGTAAGAAGCAGTTTTCTGCAAGTCTTGAAGACAGAGATGAGCTGCTGAAACAGATGTTAGACTGGGCCTTTGGAGGCTTTCAACCCACAGGGCCAGATGGACTCAAACCAGGGGCTGCCACGAATG GTGTTACTAAAACAAATAACAGACCAAAGGTGAAGAAGAAACTCTTCCTGAAAGCCAAATCTTCTCATGACTCCCCGATGTGCAGCAAGAGCAACATCATCGGCCCCGAGCTGAAAGACGTGGCTGTCTCCTTGAACAAACTGTCGTGCCACTCTATAGACAAGTCCTCCCCCAGAGGTGGAGGTGGAAAAACTGCGTGTGAAGAAGCATTCGATTTAGCAGAAAAGAGCACTAAAGGTGTCATGAAGGAGAAGGGATCCAGAGGAGGATGGGCAGCAGAGACGGGGAAACAAGGGAAGGGAGgatgggagggagagaaagatgacTGGGGGGGAGGGAAGGGTAAGGGAGGGTGGAAAGGAGGGAAGggtcagaagaagaaaagcagtcTGATTGATGGATTTGATGATGACATGTCGCCAGACTTTGTGCCGTGTAAGAAGAGGACCTACGCCAAAGCTTACAATAAGGTCAACCAGGCGACCAGCGTTTACACACAGCCCGACCAAAAACTCAGAG AGGAGACCATTCGCAGGATCATGGACACCAAACTGGACATCGAAG gcttctgtttgtgttgtggaaCTGAAAAAATTGAGATATTCCACCCTCTGTTTAAAGGCAGCCTCTGCTTGGAGTGTAAA GATAACTTAACAGAAACTCTGTATCGTTACGATGATGATGGATATCAGTCCTACTGTACCATCTGCTGCTATGGACTGGAGGTCATACTGTGTGGCAACGATAGCTGCTGCAG ATCTTATTGCGCGGACTGTCTGAACATCCTCGTCGGCCCAGGGACATTTGATTCGTTGAAGCTGCTGGACCCGTGGATCTGCTACATGTGTCAGCCTCATCGACCCCACGGTGCTCTGATTCCCAGAGAGGACTGGAGCATTCGCGTTCAGGAATTATTCGCCAACAACAGCGCCATGGAGTTT GAGCCACACCGTGTTTACCCGTCCATCCCTGCCAACCTGCGCAGACCAGTTCGAGTTCTCTCCCTGTTCGATGGCATAGCGACAG gccaCCTGGTGCTGAAGGATCTTGGTTTCAAAGTAGAGAAATATGTTGCCTCAGAGGTCTGCGAGGATTCAATCGCCGTGGCGGCCGTCAACCACGATGGCAAGATCATCCATGTTGGTGACGCCCGGTTCATCACCCAGGAACAC ATCGAGCAGTGGGGGCCGTTTGATTTGCTGATCGGTGGCAGCCCCTGTAATGACCTCTCCATCGTCAACCCAATCAGAAAAGGCCTCTATG AGGGCACTGGCAGGCTGTTCTTCGATTACTACCGCATCCTTCAGCTGCTGAAGCCCAAAGAGGAAGACCCCAGGCCGTTCTTCTGGCTGTTTGAGAACGTGGTCTTCATGAACACGCATGACAAAGTCAACATCTGCCGCTTCCTCGAG TGCAACCCGGTGCTGGTGGATGCAGTCAAAGTTAGCCCGGCCCACAGAGCTCGTTACTTCTGGGGAAACATCCCAGGGATGAGCAG GCCCATTATTGCCTCCCAGAACGACAAGCTGAGTCTCCAGGACTGTTTAGAGATCGGTAGAGAAGCCAGG GTCACTAAGGTGAGGACGATCACCACCAATGCAAACTCTCTGAAGCAGGGCAAAGATGTCTCTCAGCTGCCTGTCCTCCAGCACGGCAGAGAGGACAACCTCTGGATCACCGAACTAGAGAA AATCTTTGGTTTCCCCAAACATTACACCGACGTGAGGAACATGAACCGGCAGCAGAGGCAGAAGGTGCTGGGGAAGGCGTGGAGCGTGCCGGTCATCCGTCACCTCTTCGCTCCCCTGAAGGACTACTTTGCCTGTGAGGAGCTGCCTCCTTTGACCAcgtccacctcctccacctccccgtCCTCCCCCGCCTCTCCAGAACTGCAGCAGCTGAGATAG